Proteins from a genomic interval of Watersipora subatra chromosome 10, tzWatSuba1.1, whole genome shotgun sequence:
- the LOC137406253 gene encoding uncharacterized protein: MTNNYSASYSYSLPTNISEANTFWDLGSIWCDSIYDGVCDAMIKLPDEGCGGPGCGAEMWQYANGECKKTSDFTYSSAVREKMSFIWPESLYGRYYSTCNSNVKIKYQRNCRCDTRCHYFGECCFDAPPVNGTSAEDIISTDVEPLEYTCMPTVKTEKVIGYALVSSCASDAEPEIQDLCLSGIAGEWSPLGWPVYDPETTLSYKNAHCAACNHVNEASIKHWTLQLDCTWNTTWQNCRFRGYKHPSTLDGKDPYWCYQQGIISTCPPYYNDWRISKKCKEPISSWVYQNQTIYRNAFCAICNLGDDILMVNVELLEGFVPLSVKFTNFLSNALDYVKDDFTGLIEIDVDQLTCCFQSDCGPTATGLWGEVNIQTQCKNLPFNTSCYNSESWLLSYPSTDLLLQDFCLILPDFRPPSPGLTPIELGQSPSSIFTPPSYAEFFFSYVGEIPAQITLNTSWEMIVASASICSNGSLIESGGTAYSKFQLTSSGIQGRDEVVGFPDIGLDIHDYIFISLSLLSLLGYVIWMLVNWKKRASTKLIQITLLVNHFIALVFWSTSTLATSSSAACVAVAFFIQYFFLTSITWTNVIAIDITWTIYRVSSSSRSMRKYLVYSIYAFGLPLALSLTTFALSFYEKDLNLNTSVYRLEHLCFILNEAVIYSLFIGPLVFIVVVNIALCVACFVRVNKKVNISSTDKDRTTKNAITCIKLSVVFGIGWMCLFFGVYDIVLAFVELQGVLLVLAHLISWSCLKKFKSKWETTFPKGSSTQTTELTSLAGSNVQTPINTPSLSTKALHSVKSTSLNRRHDS, encoded by the exons ATGACGAATAACTATTCTGCCAGCTATTCCTACTCTCTGCCTACTAATATATCTGAAGCAAACACATTCTGGGATCTCGGCAGCATTTGGTGTGACAGCATTTATGATGGAGTGTGTGATGCAATGATTAAGTTACCAGACGAGGGTTGTGGAGGGCCTGGATGCGGAGCGGAAATGTGGCAGTACGCGAATGGAGAATGCAAAAAGACATCTGACTTTACCTACAGTTCGGCAGTGAGAGAAAAGATGTCATTTATATGGCCAGAATCTTTGTATGGTAGATACTACAGTACCTGCAACTCAAATGTCAAAATCAAATATCAGAGAAACTGTCG CTGTGATACAAGATGCCACTACTTTGGAGAATGCTGCTTTGATGCACCTCCCGTGAATGGCACATCTGCCGAGGATATCATATCTACTGACGTTGAACCGCTAGAGTACACCTGTATGCCAACAGTTAAGACCGAAAAAGTCATAGGCTATGCCTTAGTGTCCAGTTGTGCAAGTGACGCAGAACCCGAGATTCAAGATCTATGCCTGAGTGGTATTGCTGGCGAGTGGAGTCCACTTGGTTGGCCGGTCTATGACCCTGAAACGACATTGAG CTACAAGAATGCGCATTGTGCTGCCTGTAACCATGTAAATGAGGCATCAATCAAGCACTGGACTCTCCAGTTAGATTGTACCTGGAATACCACATG GCAGAACTGCAGGTTCAGAGGCTATAAACACCCTTCTACCCTTGATGGCAAAGATCCTTATTGGTGTTATCAGCAGGGAATTATCTCCACCTGTCCACCTTACTACAACGATTGGAGAATAAGTAAAAAATGCAAAGAGCCGATCTCTTCATGGGTCTATCAAAATCAAACGATATACAGAAATGCTTTTTGCGCCATATGTAATTTGGGAGACGACATTTTAATGGTCAATGTTGAACTTTTAGAAGGCTTTGTCCCGCTTTCTGTAAAATTTACCAATTTTCTTAGCAACGCTCTTGACTACGTTAAGGATGATTTTACTGGACTGATAGAAATCGATGTCGACCAACTAACCTGCTGCTTCCAGTCCGACTGCGGGCCGACAGCTACCGGCCTTTGGGGAGAGGTCAATATTCAGACTCAGTGCAAGAACCTTCCCTTTAACACATCATGTTACAATTCGGAATCTTGGCTACTCAGCTACCCTAGCACCGACCTTCTACTACAAGATTTCTGTCTAATTCTACCAGACTTTAGACCTCCATCACCAGGACTTACACCAATCGAACTAGGTCAGTCTCCATCTAGCATTTTTACTCCACCATCGTATGCTGAGTTCTTCTTCAGCTATGTCGGAGAAATTCCTGCGCAAATTACTCTGAACACTTCCTGGGAAATGATAGTTGCATCGGCAAGTATCTGCAGTAATGGCAGCCTGATTGAATCTGGAGGTACAGCTTATTCTAAGTTTCAGCTGACGTCTTCAGGAATACAG GGAAGGGATGAGGTAGTTGGATTTCCAGACATCGGTCTAGATATTCATGATTACATCTTCATATCTCTTTCGTTGTTATCTCTCTTGGGTTATGTTATCTGGATGCTGGTCAACTGGAAGAAAAGAGCAAGTACCAAACTCATACAGATCACCCTTCTAGTTAACCACTTTATAGCACTAGTGTTCTGGAGCACTTCCACCCTCGCCACCTCCAGCAGTGCAGCATGCGTAGCTGTTGCCTtctttatacaatatttttttctaacctcAATTACCTGGACGAATGTCATCGCAATAGACATCACATGGACTATCTATAGAGTCTCATCCTCAAGCAGGTCTATGCGTAAATATTTAGTCTATTCGATCTACGCGTTCGGTCTCCCATTAGCGTTATCACTGACAACATTTGCGCtcagtttttatgaaaaagacCTCAACCTAAACACCTCTGTTTACCGATTAGAACACCTCTGCTTTATCCTCAATGAAGCAGTGATTTATTCTCTGTTTATTGGACCACTTGTATTTATAGTTGTTGTGAACATTGCGTTATGCGTAGCGTGTTTTGTAAGAGTAAACAAGAAGGTGAATATCTCATCTACAGATAAAGACCGCACAACAAAGAATGCCATCACCTGTATTAAGCTGTCAGTAGTCTTTGGAATTGGATGGATGTGTCTGTTCTTTGGAGTTTATGACATAGTGCTAGCATTTGTTGAGCTGCAAGGTGTTCTATTAGTACTAGCTCATCTAATTAGCTGGAGCTGTCttaaaaaattcaaatcaaaatGGGAGACAACGTTTCCAAAAGGATCCTCGACCCAAACTACAGAACTTACATCACTAGCGGGTAGTAACGTACAAACCCCCATCAACACACCTTCTTTGTCTACAAAAGCTCTACACTCCGTGAAAAGCACTTCTCTAAATCGTCGCCATGATAGCTAA